A section of the Streptomyces sp. CG1 genome encodes:
- a CDS encoding ABC transporter permease: protein MNALIKLELARVLRNKKFLFFSVLYPSFIYLIFSSSSGSNAKVDGTGLTVATYLMVSMASFGALTAVLMGNSERIAKERENGWVRQLRLTPLPGRGYVLAKTASAAVVSLPSIIVVFLVAAVIKHVHLDAWQWLALTGVIWAGSLVFAALGVAIGYLASGDAVRPITMIVYFGLSILGGLWMPSTTFPKILQDIAKWLPTHAYAALGRAIEQSQAPSTTDVAILAVYFVLFAGGAAWLYRKDTLKA, encoded by the coding sequence ATGAACGCCCTGATCAAGCTCGAACTGGCCCGCGTCCTGCGCAACAAGAAGTTCCTGTTCTTCTCGGTGCTCTACCCCTCGTTCATCTACCTGATCTTCTCCAGCAGCTCCGGCTCGAACGCGAAGGTCGACGGCACCGGCCTGACCGTCGCCACCTACCTGATGGTCTCCATGGCCTCCTTCGGCGCCCTGACCGCCGTCCTCATGGGCAACAGCGAGCGCATCGCCAAGGAGCGCGAGAACGGCTGGGTACGGCAGCTGCGGCTGACCCCGCTGCCCGGGCGCGGCTATGTCCTCGCCAAGACCGCCAGCGCCGCCGTGGTGAGCCTGCCGTCGATCATCGTGGTGTTCCTCGTCGCCGCGGTGATCAAGCACGTCCACCTGGACGCCTGGCAGTGGCTCGCCCTCACCGGGGTCATCTGGGCCGGCAGCCTCGTCTTCGCCGCGCTCGGCGTCGCCATCGGCTACCTCGCCTCCGGTGACGCGGTCCGCCCGATCACGATGATCGTCTACTTCGGTCTGTCGATCCTCGGCGGCCTGTGGATGCCGTCCACCACCTTCCCGAAGATCCTCCAGGACATCGCGAAGTGGCTGCCCACGCACGCGTACGCTGCTCTGGGACGGGCGATCGAGCAGAGCCAGGCCCCGAGCACCACGGACGTCGCCATCCTCGCCGTCTACTTCGTCCTCTTCGCGGGCGGCGCGGCCTGGCTGTACCGGAAGGACACGCTGAAGGCGTGA